The following proteins are co-located in the Gigantopelta aegis isolate Gae_Host chromosome 5, Gae_host_genome, whole genome shotgun sequence genome:
- the LOC121373325 gene encoding gastrula zinc finger protein XlCGF17.1-like, with the protein MSLFPMNKDFECEICLKYFASCYNLKRHMLMHTGEKPFQCDVCLKCFSGGNILKQHLLIHNEEKPFTCGVCSRSFTYSCNLKTHMLTHSSEKPFQCELCSKSFTRVYHLKIHMLIHTGEKSFQCGICFKGFSARVFLNHHMLMHTGERSFRCEVCSKCFVRRNNLTKHMLTHTGEKSFKCGLCTKCFTQASSVKRHMLIHTGEKPFQCEMCDKCFSDRTSMKRHVLVHTGEKPFQCYVCSKAFTQSYELKKHVFTHTDEKPFKCGICFKCFTHSRDVKLHILVHTSVYSQTVKSLKYMYSA; encoded by the coding sequence ATGTCGCTATTTCCTATGAATAAGGATTTTGAGTGTGAGATTTGCCTGAAGTACTTCGCCAGCTGTTACAATCTTAAACGCCACATGCTCATGCACACGGGAGAAAAACCTTTTCAATGTGACGTCTGCTTGAAATGTTTCTCTGGCGGGAACATCCTCAAACAACACCTGCTGATCCACAACGAGGAGAAACCCTTCACGTGCGGGGTGTGTTCGCGGTCCTTCACGTATAGCTGTAACCTGAAGACCCACATGCTGACACACAGCAGTGAGAAACCGTTTCAATGTGAGCTATGTTCGAAGAGCTTCACTCGCGTCTACCACTTGAAAATACACATGCTGATACACACCGGCGAAAAGTCCTTCCAGTGTGGAATCTGTTTTAAAGGCTTCTCGGCGCGAGTCTTCTTGAATCACCATATGCTGATGCATACAGGGGAGCGGTCGTTCAGGTGCGAGGTGTGTTCCAAGTGCTTTGTGCGCAGAAACAACCTGACGAAACACATGTTGACCCATACCGGGGAGAAGTCGTTCAAGTGTGGACTGTGCACGAAGTGTTTCACGCAGGCCAGCAGCGTGAAGAGACACATGTTAATTCACACCGGGGAGAAACCCTTTCAGTGTGAGATGTGTGACAAGTGTTTCTCCGACCGCACATCCATGAAGAGACACGTCCTCGTGCACACCGGCGAGAAGCCGTTCCAGTGTTATGTGTGCTCCAAGGCGTTCACGCAGAGTTACGAGTTGAAGAAACATGTCTTCACGCACACCGACGAGAAGCCATTCAAGTGTGGAATCTGTTTTAAGTGTTTCACGCACAGTCGAGATGTAAAACTTCATATACTCGTCCATACTAGCGTTTACTCACAGACTgttaaatctttaaaatatatgtacagtgcATGA